From the genome of Pseudomonadota bacterium:
CCGGTCTCGGTTGAGTTCCCGCAGAGCATTACCGTAGGGGACGCCGTCGCGCGTGTCTTGCAGGACACGGGGTATTCACTGTCACCAGCCACAGCCGCCGCTGACGAGCGGTCAGCACTGCTGTTGCTTCCGTTGCCGCCAGCCCATCGCACACTGGATGTGCCGTCAGTTCGGTTGGCACTTCAAATGTTGGTGGGGCCAGCCTTCGCTGTCATTGAGGATCCGGTCCATCGTCTGGTCTCATTCGAGCGCTGTCGTGCCGCAGATCCGGCGACCGCCGGCATGGTGGTGCAGCCGTAATGGCCATCGCACTCATCATCTTCTGCCTGCTCGGACTGTTCGCCGGAACCCATTCGCCCGATGCGGCTAGAGCGGTCAGGGTACCGTCGCGAGCCGCAGCTCCTATCGAGGCCGTGCGCGAACCCGACCACGTCGAATTGGGCGCCGATTGCGCTTTGGCAACGCCCCACTATCGTGACTTGAGTGTTCCGGACAGCGGCCATGCCTCGACCGATGCTTTGGTGCTTTGCCGATGAACACGCGGTGCCAGTGGTTAGTGGTCATCGCATTTCCACTTGCCTTCATGAGCCCCAACGAAGCGGCCACTCTCAGCCCTACACAGGGTGCGGAAACGTCGACGGTGACGTCCGAAACAGTCTCGATTGCGGTATCGCCCGTCGCTCGCGCGCGAGCAGATCTGTGGAGCTTGTCAGCCGTCGAATGGCAGCGCTACGAGTCCTTGATGTCAGGTGTGCGGGGCAGTATCAGTCCGGCGAGCATTTCTCCGATTGAAGTCCTTGGCATCCATGCACGCGACAATGCAGAGCGCCAGAAATACGCCGAACGCTGGGCTCGGGTAATGCATGAGGACGTCGAGCGGATCCTGGCGTTTCAGCATGCGTACGACGATGCCAGCCAGCGGCTCTATCCCAATGAGCCACTCATTGCCGACCGTTCAGCGACAGCGACCTCCGAACCCGTTCCAGCGCTGTCGGCGCAAGACCGACTGCTGCTCTTCACGGCGCCGACGTGTGCCGACTGTGACAACGCTCTTTCCTATGTACTGAAACGCCTGGCGCAGGTCGCGGGGATTGATATCTACCTGAGCGGCATCAAGACAAACGATACCGCTGCT
Proteins encoded in this window:
- a CDS encoding TIGR03759 family integrating conjugative element protein; translation: MSAVEWQRYESLMSGVRGSISPASISPIEVLGIHARDNAERQKYAERWARVMHEDVERILAFQHAYDDASQRLYPNEPLIADRSATATSEPVPALSAQDRLLLFTAPTCADCDNALSYVLKRLAQVAGIDIYLSGIKTNDTAAVRGWAAKHEIPLDQVKAGNITLNFEDGTLVKLGYGAATVPVIMRRRGDEVSALPSDAPR